From the genome of Anopheles funestus chromosome 2RL, idAnoFuneDA-416_04, whole genome shotgun sequence:
TCGTTTGCACTGTTACTGCATACTAGGATCTTCGCCCACATTACTACCGCACTGTACTGTACTGTCTGGTTTCTAACGTCCACACGTGGGACACAGTGTTGGGTTCTGATGTTTGGCGTTTGTggcgtttgctgtttgcttttgcgtTTCCTCTCCAGATAAATATATACTTCTAATATCACAAACTTGACTAATTGTTCATATACTGCTTGCTGTTACTGTCGAGGATCATCCGGGGGTAGTATACCGGTTCCTCTTCctactaaaaaaaagaccTTTGTTTGGAGACACGGGAAGTATGTAAATGATAACaaatacattgaaaaaaaaaacaagggaaacATATTGAAAGAAACATGTCAAAACGTACTTGCACGATTGTTGTCGGACTTGGATAATTGGTTCGGTTTACAATGGTTATGTTATTGTAGGCTCACGTctttatgttgttgtttttttcgttctaaTTCTTAGGATAGGAGCTTGTCGCTGCTAACGTGCCGTTCGAAAGCGCGTAGATTAAGATGCTTTGCATGCCGGTGGCTTGATTGACACCGAAAGGCAAGAAATGCCCGCATAAGGCACGAACGCTTAGTTCTTGCTGGGTGGCTGCTCCGAGGCCGATTCGGGGGCAGTCTTAACTTCCGGGTACTCCAACTTCGCGCCCGGCTCACAGGTGAACGATGGGCAGCACGATGGGAAGGGAGCCGTCTTGTTCGTCTTCTCGGTGTCCAGCTTGCACTTATCGTTGGCCAGTGGCAGTGGTCCACAGTCCTCTACCAGCTCGAGCAGACTGTGAGGGAATACAATGGGAGGacgattaaattattttgttaaaaaaaaacaagacaaagGCAACAGCTTACCGTGGCTGAGCATCATCAGACAGAACGCAGGTGGAGCGACCACAGAACGGCGTCAGATCCCAGGACTGACCCGGCTCGAAGGTGGCACACTTGGTCGAGGCAAAGCACATACCGGGGAAATCTGCAAAACGAAAAgcagaaatgaaaacatttataaACACTTTATTCTATTATCTTATAACAAAagagtttcttcttttttgtgaagGAAATGGCCAGATCGTTTCGCTTCAGATCACTAGAAAATTCCCTAAAAAGTCCCATTATATATCATGATACACGTGGTCATGCATGGTGTCTTCTTCGGAACTTGGTAACACAAGACAAACCATTGTCGGATGGAAACGACAAAACGTAAAGCATGCAACGAAACAACAATACTCCCAAATTCAGCATACTAATGAGCGTCCGAACAGGTTCTCACTGGCATCATTATTCTTCCCGGGGAATACCCGGCCATGAGTTTCAGGCCTATGGGTTGGTCAGCCTCTATTCGAGGCCAACACATCAACGTCCGTAGCTTCAGTTTGCTTCACGCTCCCAGGCACACGCATCAACGAAAGTACCTTTCTGCTTTTCGGCTGCCACGGTACCATCTTGGACAAGCAGCTAAAGTATCggtttcctcaaaaaaaaaaaaaacacaagccaCAAAAAACTTAAAAGAAGGGATTGTGCTTTGTGTGGTTCCCAATCCATGACACCAGTTCGTTTCGCAACCCATGATATAATATGCAAATTTTGCATCATTTCCTTCCAGAAGTTCGAGGTTCCATACAAAGCAAAAAGCGGGCCTTGTAGACTAATGTTtcatgtttgatgttttcggtagCTTTATTTCTCGTTTACCCGCGGTACGACCGTTTACCCGGGTAACATTCATGAGTCACGTTCAAAAACATTGAATCGTTTACCCTTCGGGAAGGTGGAACCGAAATGGAGAGGAATCAATGGAATTGGCTTCGAGTGCTAAAAGTAACATCCtgtctgttgtttgtttcctccATTTCTTTCCGGCCATTTATGGCACGGCACTTACACGTACCGACTTCTGTTTATGGTCGTGTTCCCGAATGATCTTCCCCACGGCACGTTGCAGTTGCGTAATGCATGAACCATAATTCAGATTGAAAGTGAATTGCCCAATGATCGAAAGTGGATATTgcggataaaaaaaagatgtctGCAATATAAATATAACGAGCAGAAAGCGCGAGACGATCAAATTGGTTTAAAGTTAATAAGCCGAAGAAAAATCCATTTCTAACTACAAAACCATTTTAACAACGTGTAAAGTGAACGTGTACATAGGACAAATAATGTGCAAAGAGAGTGGAATGAtctcataaaacaaaacaacaacaaaaaagcacttaGAAGATCATTCGCGAATAAACGACATTCCCTTCACTTCTCGTCGGTGTGAACCGCACGATCGATAAGCTATAtcgccctctctctctctatctatctAGCCCCTCATCCCCATCGCACGAACTGCAGCACCCCAAGCTGCAATTTAGATGGCCTTCGTCCACGGTCGCGCAGAGATCGTACAGGTTTGTGCGAGGGAGTGTACGACGACTAGTCCAATAACTTCATCCCCAAGCTCATGATCGCTTTTCACGCTCGGAATAGCAAATTAGCACGGGCGAGATTGGATTacgagttatttttttttctctctccccttCTTCTTTCTGCTACTATGCTGCACTACTACCCTGTTCAGTGTGGCTCCCTCTTGCGGTGAACGCAAAACCCATTCATCGGTTGCCATCACCTTGACAGTGATCACCATAGCGGATCAACAGAGTGCAAACGTTGGACAAAGCATTGGAAAATAAAGGGAGCCTAGCTTCTGTCGGTTGTGATGCTAATTAATTAGTCAGCACGGAATTGTTTGACATTAATAATGGATGGCACACACCACTAAGCCACTGTTCGCCATTTTCCTACCCAAAGTGGTGTGTTTTTCTAAGCGCGAGTGCTAATTACAAAGCTGCAGAGATCGACgtgtacaaaaagaaaacaaaaacaaacaaacaaacaaacaaaccagaaaACAACACGATGGTACGTGAGTCATGTTGTTTACGTTTCTTGGTGCAGTAGATAAGAAATTAAAGGTAAAAGGTCATTAACACTACTTTAGTACTACATTAGTTTtagtacaaaaatgaagaaaactaaattttcGACTATTTCTATCGctcttttaataattaaaataatttttcatcttttttgaaaatatttggaagttttttttttttgcttcagcgAAATGACTTGACGACATTCGAAAACATGTAGAATGTTCAAGACACATACATTGCAGCAAAACTATACGTAAACCGACGGAATCTTACCAAACACAAAGCGACAGGCCCCCGGTACACTACTTATAAAACAATGAGGAAACAATCTGCACATGAAATAATACGAATTAACAAAGGTGAAGAATAGCCCACGATGGTTCGAAAGTGAAAGGAAATTCAATCAAGATCCGGTTAGTCCCGGCGATATGGTTTAATGGGTTTCGCGTCTGATGATCGGTGAAATCGGCTTTAATATATATCACACATTTATAAGTGATTCTTTGTAGGTAGttgtaaatgcaaaaaaaaccaacaattgcGACGATCAACCCGATCTAATGAGTGCACAATTTAAAACACACTAGTTCGTTCCAACCTTGCGTATGCAGTCGCGGGAGCACCGATCGCCAAGGTCCATTAGAGCGTTAATTTGTCGAATGATTTACAAAGAACGTTTTGCCAAAGCAATCAGATCCGTTTTGGACGATTGCAACCCAAATGGGTGGATATTGGTAGATGCAACACTTCACGGTCACTATAATGTGGTTCGTGTGGTGGTTGTAGCACTCGTGGGCAGGTGCAGCAATTTCACGATCATAACCAATGGTCTAACATTGGattgcggggttttttttgttaagatgAAGAAACAATAACACCTCCAATACGCTACAACCATGAACTGTGGCTGAACTGAACGGATGGGCAATAGGGGCCATCCGCTATGTAATTATGCTCAAAATCATCGGTGGGGGTTGCGAATGTTTCATCCGATCCggtctttatttttttggtttagttttcaGTGTCAATGCGTAACGGTTTTGCTTGTTCGTGGGCAACCCATGAAGCCATGACAGTGTTCGTTTGACAACGAACAAAATCGGTAGCGCCGATGGCACTTTTTTGTTAGACGGAAACGGAAATCGCGACCCGCTTCGCCCGGGGGTGGTGGAATTTGTGGCGAAAGGGAAGGAAAGTTCCCAACCCGGTGGTGGAGAAGAACATTGCTTCCTGGTGACAATTATCCTA
Proteins encoded in this window:
- the LOC125764815 gene encoding uncharacterized protein LOC125764815, which codes for MRSFTVVAVLALSFCYVHAAEETATKEASTSTDGGKTYKRLIPADVLRDFPGMCFASTKCATFEPGQSWDLTPFCGRSTCVLSDDAQPRLLELVEDCGPLPLANDKCKLDTEKTNKTAPFPSCCPSFTCEPGAKLEYPEVKTAPESASEQPPSKN